Part of the Tenebrio molitor chromosome 4, icTenMoli1.1, whole genome shotgun sequence genome, AATctagtttattttgttagCAGCAGTTCCGATTGATATAGTAAGACTATAAAACTGTAGTAAAATACTTCGAGTGGGatgtaataaatgaaaatagatTTGACACCGGCAGGTTTCTCATTAAACGTCACATTTGCTTTCACAGCCGCGCCACAGATGGCGCTCAAATATTACAACGCAACATCTCAACTTCTTCCAatcaatttcttctttttaattGTCACACTAATTCTAAAACatgaaattaaacaaattaaacacgACAGAACAAATAGAGCGGTGTCGGAAACGAATCTGTCacttgtcaaattgacagctACAATCGTCCCGTAGTCACACCTCATCCTCGCTGTCCTCGTCGTCGTCCTTCTTGATGATCCCCAAAGTCTTAGCCACGTTCTTCACTTTGGCGATGACCTCCTCTTGCACCAGGTTGAAACTCATGGCCAAGAGCGCGATCCCGAAGAGGAGGTAGAGCGAACAGAGCGCAATGCTGATCGTTGCTCTGTTGACGTCTTCGTTGACTCCGGTGTGGAGACTGTCGTGACTCACCCCTTTGGCGGGGACCAAGTCGCCGAAGCCTATGGTGGTGAGAGTGATAAAACAGAAGTAGGCGGCGTCCAGCAGGTCCCAGTTTTCCCATGATTTGAAGAGAAACGCTCCGGCGACGATGTAGCTGACCACCAGGAAAACGCACAACCAGATGGGCACCGGTCGGATCCGCGTCCGGACGATCTCGTAGTAGTCGTCTTCGTCCTCGTAGACGAACTCCTCGTCGGAGTCCGGGTCGTCCAGGTACTTGCTGCGGTGGCCGTAGCCCAGAGGAGTCATCATTTTGGGGCTGGGGTTGTGGCGAGCTGCAAGAGAGTAATGAGAGTGGGTGCGGCTGGTGGGGGGTACTCACGTGGGGACTTCTTGCGTCTGGGCTTGGGACTCTTCCGCACCGAGCTCTCGGAGGAAGGCGCCGGCGACGGCAGTCGCGGAGGCTCAAGATACTGCGGGTTTTTGGGGAGAGACTTGGCCCTCCTGTTCGAAGGGGGCGTCCGGCCTTGTCCCTCCATGTCCCGCATCGTAATCCCCGGGATGTTGTTGGACACGATCTCGTTCTGGTCCACCACGTACCGGTTGCACAAGATCGGCGTCTTGGCCAAGACCACCGGGTCCAGCTCGATCATCTCCGTGCTCTTGTGCGACCTGCGCCGGTCCAAAGACCCGCTCTTGCTCACCCCCGAGCTCTTGCGGCTCGAGGGATCCGAGAACCTCGGCGCTTGCGACGGCCGCATCCTAGGGAGACTCGACCCGCGCGGGATCTGGTCCCTCGCCTCCTCGTGGTACCTGAAAGAATTGTCTAGATTTGGCGCGGCCAGGAGGAATGCCCGACCTGAGCTCGGTGTCCGAGTGGGAGTAGTGCCCGATTTCCGACCTGCCGAAGCCGCTGTCGGCCGACCTAGTTGACGTCCGCATGGACCTCCGGAACGAGGCGTTCCTAGACCTGGAGAAGCGGCCCCTGCGCGATAAAAATGTCACGAGGGACGAACGGAGGGGGGGCAACGTACTCGGGGGTCATTCTGGCGCTGCTGCGTTTGGACCTCTTCTTCTTGGGTTTCTTGGTGCAGAGGTAGCAGCACACTCGCCAGTAGAGGAAGCGGAACGAGGTGGCCATGATGTCGCCGATGTTGGACAGGCAGAGGAGCATCAAGGGGATGCCCAAGATGGCGTAGAAGATGGTGACGATCTTGCCCCACTGGGTCTTGGGGGAGATGTGGCCGTAACCTAGAAAAGACGCCACAGAAGAAACAATCTACAAAATCTTCCGGATTTTGCATGCCCAACCCTGAGCCGCTTCCGGGACCTCGACGAGATATTTTCACGGTCCTGACGCCACATCGTCctattattagttattacctCCAATGCTGTCCCACTCATTAGCATGATAGACGAAGGTAACGATTTCCCGTTGTTAGGATCGATGATCGATCGATTTAACCTGTTTACGGAGGCGGTGCCGTTGACCGAAAATTATTTCTGGAATCCATCCGGCCGTCGTAAACGGAGGAAAATAATTGGGGGCCTGGCTGGAGCTGTTCGTTAATTAAAtcgaaaaaacagaaataaaacgCGTACGCGACATTGTTCCCAGTTCCGGCTGTTGTTGCAGGGAACAATGCGATATTATTAAATTGCGTCTAATTGAACCGCGCAAGGggttttgtcgctcttggcgGATGTATCAGAATGTTCGAGTGACGGCAATTTGTGTGGATTATTGCGGTGGAGTTGTTGCGGCAATTAAGTGAGAAGAATGCGGTGTGCCCACGCGATTTCAATTAGGAAAATGGTTTATTACATCTTGACTGACTTGAACTTTGGGGGGCCTTCGGGGGTGGAAGGACGCAGATTTCGCCGTTCTACTGCTCCATTTTTCatattcttatttttattctatCAACGGGATCGAGCGAATCTAGTTTTGCAGTAAAAACAATTCAGGTGTGACCATTCTTAACCTTCTTCAGAACAGTTATGGAAACAAATCAATTTCAGCATCTTTCGGCAAGCTATCTCTGAATTAGTCTGTAGAAGAAAACGTCAGTAATTTGATATTCCAACGGatttattaattgttaaacTGCAGCAGAGTAGCCTTCAGCAAGTCAGAGAATATTCAAAcacgtaaaaaaattaaatagcaACATCTTACAACCTACAGGGTCGCTGACTTAATTTTTTGCAGCACTAAGGATCAAATGTAGCGTTTTtgaaaagagatttttttttctgaactcAGTATTcaacttcaaaaaattcttattgttggtttcaaaaatattgtcattaaattatcctCGGTGCCACTCCCAACTAAGGTCCTTCTAAAATCGGCACACTTGAACGAAAGTAActagaaataaaatattgtttgaaaTTCCCGCTAATTTCAAATGGCGCGGGCTCATGAGACGGCGTCGGTAAAACAGATATCATTATCATTATCGACCTACACACTGatcgaagaagaaaaaatcatcAGAAAAATCATCGTACGAGGCAGTAATCATAGTTAATTACCAGCATCAGtagttttaaaaagaaaatcatcATACAGTAAATAATAGTGAGTGTAAATAGAGTagtgattaaaataaacacatCAGAAAAAGTGTGTtccatcaacaaaaaaaaaaattaaaacttcaGCCACCTTCCGATCCACCAGTATTTCAGCAGATCCTCAACATCAAAGAAAttaagaattatttttattttacaacagTTGCTAAAATTCTCTCAATTGACTTCTTGACAaaacactgtttttcttttggttttcctcttttgtcaattgtatttacactatttctcaaaagtATTTTCtatctctattaaatgtcaaagtgacgtaaatatgaaatagttttgagaaatagtgaaatacaattgacaaaataggaaaaccaaaagaaaaacactgtaaatatagtataattcagaataagtggcatcggggtaggcgttgattctctaaagtgagctttacgttatgtcaaaaaatttagtaaacatgtgaaaccgtcattactttattctgaggttatgcgttacataattacagacaaataatacacttttcataaataaaacaagaaaattccaaatactataacaagaaaataaacacaaaacgattccaatgttaatatcaaggccaaattaaaagcaaaggttaccaacagcatcgaaactagggcattattagcaagggtcttgctgccaacgtaaatttgaatttccaacgcctaccgcgatgccatttattctgaattataatatatgTTGGACAAAGTTTTGCTTTGCAACGaatcaattaaaatatcaggaCCAATATGTTGTGCAATTTCAATTGTTATGCGTTCTTCTAATTCTTCTACGTTGCGTGGCCCTTGACATGTAACTTCACACGGAGTCAAATCGGATGatctacagggtgtctcagctaagactttcgagcctaataactcagttattttccagcggatttttgtgaaatttaaaatgcagatattttagacggtgaagaataaaatcccattaatgcaatcacccaagtcttaaaaacgtaatttttacatgcctttttaaaatgttgaatcaattaagatttacataaaaaattgatcgccaataaaaaatactgtagggaaaaactcgtccttgaaagacgtctggtttgcaagaaaaaatcaaaaaactgtgttaaacgtagctgcaaatgcaaaacatagacgcgtatgaaacaaacgcgcaattttgcagaattttggtcatcccttttcgcagaagcgcaggtgacatatttgaagtttatcttgctaaccttacaaacacttgcaaagttaaagacaatatttggacgtaatttattatactggatgctttaattcttccataaaagACTAAAACAcgttcgggatattttagcaaggtaatttaattcacgtacgcttcctgtgtcttgaaataaattgacgactctcttaaccttacattttgtaaagcctacatttggatagtgttccacgagaaaacgaactgtcattgaagttcttacgacactctccatatgcaaattttttttcctttttcaacaatattgaaatttctcccgctgtagtctatttttaaagaattttcaataaattttcacaatttgacgtttctaataaagcgcgcctaattttgacagactttaaagggtgtacaaaatgttgcttggcaattaatcatcaattgtttcaagaggtaactgctcaaataccttcaaattttacattaaatttttaacaacgaaatctaatcttttcgttgaatcagacaagtgatttacttaattgtttgtctAGACcccaattttttaatgtttaacaatctaataataatcgcgcataattttcgataaaggaaacatgtgttaaaattacattttttaacttgaggtaattttattattactaattggaccttcacggtctaaaatatctgcattttaaatttcataaaaatctgttggcaaataaccgagatattgagctcgaaaatcttagctgagacatcTTGTATAGTCAGCGCGGCGACTCACTGGAGTAAAAACTGGCGTGATCTTCACGTGATTTTCGGGGGATGATTTCCTATTGAGTAAAGGGCGCAGCTCAATGCACATAGCCGAAATGTTCAAGCTTTTATAGTCTCGTTGTAAAGTGCGTTGCTATTTCGTTGTGTGCATCGTGTTCTTTTGTTTTCAACGTTTCTGTGTTTTATTCTCAGCATAAATTCATTCTTAAAgtaataaactaaaatttgGCGAGGCAGTGTATATCGGCCTTTTCATGACGTCGCTACTCTATTACGTGAACATCTCAGTGGTTCGCCGCGCCAACTATAGCTGGCCGGTGTCCCCTCGCCCTGTCCTATCCTATGAGATGGTGCTCCGTCTTGTTGACACCACCTCGTTTCCGTAATTTGGAAGTATTTGATTGTGGAAACAACTTgttggaaaaattgtaaatatctTGCAGTAAGAGATCTACAAATCGGATTTGGAtgatttgtaaaatattacaaCTTCAGCACAGCTTCGTCTTCCATTCTAAGAACTTCTCTGgtcaaaactattttttttttttaccaaacgtataataaattgttcaTTCCCTCTACTTCAATCGATGcagtttaatgaaattttggaTATTTTAAAAGTGTTATGTATACAATTGATAAACACTCAGgtaaaatatttccatctgTACCGTAATTTTCCTGTGAATTGTTTTTCTATGTAATCCATCTATCTAGATGTGCCTGAAATAACATcaacacataattttttttgaaaatggatATCCTTGAAACAAGACACTTCTTCGACCACATCGAAATGagttatttctgttttttgtaAAGGGTTGATCTGTGAAAGAACAAGCTTgttaaattagttttcttACAGTTTCCACGCTGCAATCTCTTCAACGAGAAGAGTTTTAAATGACTGAAAACTGCTGACGGGTAAGATTAACTTCCTCTTTGCTTTCTAATTCCATCAAAGTAATTTTCAAAAGAGTCTTAATTAAATACacccgataaaaaattaaattgatcaTATTCTAATTTTTCTTGTATATGAATAAAACCCTGCGGGTcgcgataaaatttaataatttttgcagtttcgtttaaattgaaattttcatcagaagTTTTGTCGTTTAAAATAGTGCAGAGTTTCGTATAATAATCTAGTGCTTTATATGAATACAGAATGCAGTTACTTATTTTTTGCCATTAAATAATGCAGCCAATAATCCAAGACTTTTCTCTAGAACTCGGCTTTGAATCCTCAAACAATgctaaagaaaaatttacattcgCACTTTTACAAATATTCTTTGATTCAACGACTCCACGTCCTGATTTGCTTCTACGAATCCAATTTTGCCCCCGCtataataatttactttttctaacactaatatcttatactgtttccatggtgcatttgagctcacaccttatgtttcccataaaatacgcttttctctataagacacgtcgtcaatagcaacgtatcttatagagtcataaaatacgctcacacacatcattcaagtaacattttattcatcatttttacagtaattatcacaaaagtgaaaagtacaattattgaattgaaattgccatattagcttcgtgctcttgttcctgacatcttcttcttctgctgtttcatccaatgcaagtgcccggccatcgaaaatggcaatctttacattttcttcaaatgattcttgccgtagtgtgaattaacttttaatgaagttctacacgcttaccccatatcaagaaatgccaaaatgacatcttccgttacctccatgatggttttttttattgttccggccttgaaacgaaacatacaccttttcgtatgcacttttagacttcattgataacaaattgccccttttttcttatttcttctggaacgttttggcacatttcaacgatgaaaattgtttttttacaaatttgttgatattattaccatagtacccacggcaacctccgcattttgtgtattgtgacgcgcctcgaataatttctgaatttattaaaatttctgataagatgttagtgttaaatagaacaaaatgacaattaatgtcatacaacgtGATGTtaggttatgacatttacgactgttttacaatggagcattttcgattgcgtcaaagaatgaccttgacgaccaaaatttattgctcgcgactgtacaatTTCCATAAAGTTATTACGGTGACACCgcatcaaattaaaattggtgTTTGGGTTGCAATGTCCAAAAGGCGAATCATTAACCCGATCTTCCATAATGAAACTGTTAACGCCCAAAGATACCAAAGAGTCCTTCTTGAACCATTGTGGAACTAACAAAAGGCTAGTTCCAACAAGATTCCACTACTGCTCACACGCCACGAACATCAATGACTTATTTAGATGAATTCTTCCCGCGCCAATTGATAACTGTAGGATTGTGGCCAAGCCGATCACCCGACTTGACCCCTTTTGATTTCGTTTGGTtccttcatttaaaaaatatttaaacatgtTTTTCCACAATCTTTACACACTTATTAGCAAGTTGCAGCCTTCAGTGGAACATTTAatggcataaataattaatgacaGATGTGTACTTATAAATGTCTGAATTAATCTAAGTACTGACTACACAATAGTCAATTATTGGCCCCGTCGACAGGTTTCGACTGTATATTGCCATCATCAGAGCTGTAATTAGGTATTAGTATGTTTGGTTCGTGTAAGCTGTGTCtcttcattatttcctaaATTGGAAATATTGTTAAAAAGGCTAAAACgttgaaataaaaaagtaaaaaagtgaaaacaaGTGGGTTaaaaaagagtaaaattaaaattatttctgagtCTTAAACCATTTCTTGTACAATTATTCGGCGTAATCCAGGCGTAACATTTCCTCTTGTTCAATGGGAGGTTACAGCGTTATGGACAACCTTGCaggaagaaaaattaatagtgTACCAAATTTCCTTAACCTACTAGATCCAGTTCTTAGTGTATCGAAAGGACACttacaaaataacaaatttttatcaatctAGTCACCTCGTTAAACAAACGACATTCTGCACCGATAATAGTAATAATGTCGATAATAACAAGTCTGGACGACCCTATGAGTCACGCGCCCACCTCTAACCCTCCCCTTCGGAAAATAATCATCGAAATTCCCAAATCTCCACTCGGCTATTCTATCCGCACACAGGGTCACAGTCAATATCACTGGTCACACACTCGacataaaaaatgatttactaGAAACAATACAACGTATGGGAATTCCTCGGTGCCGTGCGTAGCGAGCGGCACACCCAACGACCGTAGAGATTCGGTCGTGCGGCCGCATCGCTCACCTAAAACGCCCACCCAGACTAGATCCTCCGCAGACGACGGACAGATTGGGGTCAATGTCGGCGGATTTTTCGggcagtggtaccaaaatggCGCGCCATCTGGTACCACTTGCACTTTCACACGCTCGGATTTGCCGGCTTCTCGATGCACCTGCGAGGTGGGGACGGCAGCCCCGGTGGCGCTATATAAGACAGGTTGTTTGCGGTTATGTAAGAAGTGACAGCAGTTATGGTGTCGATACACGGTGAGTGCTCGCGCGCATCTCTAATCGACTTAAGCGCGGTTCAGATTGAGTGCGCGACGGAAATTGGCAAGTCTTGCGATATTTCCTTTTCGCGAGTCGTTGGGAAAGTCGCGATTTTTTGCGTGGAGTTACTACATTCGTGGAGGTGTTGGGAAATGTGTCATGGTAGTCGGGTGGGCTGGTTGAGGGAAAAGCGCCCACGCGGGCCGGTATTTGGAAGGGTCTTGACAGTGGAACGATTTTTGACCTCAATTTGGCTATTGTCATTCTAATCGAGGGGCGATTTGGCCTCCACGGCCTACGCggttttgatttttatgaGTCAAAGTGAACGGTGATCTAACCGTAACGTGATTGGCTAAAATATGCAATATACAATCCTTCAGGTCATTCTGTTAAtgtaattaatgaatttacttatttaaaattaaaaaaaaaatcatatggACACCTATtcaatataccgggtgattttttaaacatttttgtctaTTATTCTTGGTtcaatacaacaaaaaacatttacttagttactcttgacacaattttcaaaatgtcgtGATGCCTACAGTTTCGTCGGAAATTACACcaactttctatttttaaattctatgTTCTATTGCTTTATTGTCAATTATTTCATAAGAAATTACgcttgtgctgtcgtaaaaagtcattttttttattcttctcGAACATTGTCTATGGCACTCTGGTGGGAAATATGAAATTTGTTAttcgttttcttttaaaatagagtaataaaaaatgacatttaattgagggtaacaaattttcaaaaattttaaattttcgaaaaactttaaaaaatcttcatttttttattttacattttactttttatgttCTTAGtctctatttaatttttttatttcatcttTTATTTGTAATGATTTACTGTTTTTTCTCTTCTATTTAATTTTGGTAAACAcctttttcattttccatatttttataCTTTCGTCTTGTGATTTCCtccttcaatatttttttttattcatcttGCTAGCTTTCTATTTCTTGTCATCTGTCTCTTTTTCTCTTACTGTTCTGTCTTTCTGCTTTTGTTTATATTcctttatatttttctaattccttTCACGTTGCTAttttaacctcacttttcaaATCGTCTTTTCCAGTATTTTTCCTTGCGCTGTGCGCCTCATCCTTCGCCAAGGACGACCAAAAATGGGTCTGGGGGGACAACAACCGCGACCAAACCAACGGTCGCCTCAATTTTGACAGGTACCCACTTGATCCGTCAAAACCACAAACCCTCATTAATTCTTTTCCAGAGAGAGTCGCTACGAAGTCTACGAGAACCAACATCCCTTCCGCCCCTCGTCCTACGAACCCCACTACGAACGCCCGCAGTCCCAGCACCGCCCAGATTTCACCCCCACCCACAGGTACTCATCTTCTCCAACTCTCACCACCTCTCTTAACCGTTTCTGTTTTATTTCCAGACCTGGAGGAGTGTACGGGGGCGTCTCCTCTGGAAGCTACGGCCAAGGCCACCCGCACTATCCATCTGAAGGCCACGAAAGCGGCATCCTCACGGGGCCAGTACCATCGTGGGTGAAAGAAGGGCCGTTCAAGAACTACGACAAGTGCAAATGTACCGAGAAGTTCAATTGCAACACTCCCGGGATCTCTTATGGGCATTGCGACGTGGGCAAGCAGTACTGCTGCTACTCCACCAAGAAGCAGGACCAGATTGGGGGACCTCTGCCGAGTCGGCCACACCATTCCATTGAAAATGGGGTTTTAGTGGGGCCTGGAGGACCGGTCGATGTTCCAAGACCGGGAGGGTTCAACAGGCCAAGACCTGGAGGAGGATTTGGATTGGGGGGAGAACGAGAGTACGGACCGATCAGCAATCGACCGGTGCACTCGATTGAGAATGGGATTCTAGTGGGACCTGGAGGACCGTTTGATAGACCCGTTGGAGGAAGACCTGGTGGAGGAAGACCTGGTGGGGGGTATGGGAGTTACGGGGGATTTGGTAGATTGGGGAAGAATTGAGGAGGAAGAGGAGAAAGTACAAACTAGAAGACTGGTCCTAATATAAACCAAAATGTTACCGTTGTAGATCtgttgtagatgtagatgtaTTTATGATTgtctaataaaaattactaatagAAAGAGTCCCGAATTCTTCTTGGGCTTCTGAATTCTCCTGCAATCCCTCCacttctttttcttctaaCTTGCACATTCCAAACTCTTCCCGAATCTTCTTTCAATCATCTGCTTTATCAGTCGCCTCACCTCCCACTTCCTTGCTTcacttttcttcatttttttctacaGTCGGGTACCACTTTCACTCACTACAACTTCTtcattttcattgatttttaagtttctttttttttagagGCACCCTTCTTCATTGTCCAGTGTGTTGAAACAATGGagggtcaaatttccatggcctgcTGGTAATTAA contains:
- the galene gene encoding uncharacterized protein galene — translated: MSRYSRSDPEMLEYDRPSACASFLHYTWKTISCLLSHITLVSMVVSYCVLGAFTFEALEVHHEKDVKRNISKLRYNVTHHLWNLTSTLNVLREDKFKKGAEIYLREFEGAILKAMTKDGWDGEEDPDIVQWTSTGALFYSIIVITTIGYGHISPKTQWGKIVTIFYAILGIPLMLLCLSNIGDIMATSFRFLYWRVCCYLCTKKPKKKRSKRSSARMTPEGRFSRSRNASFRRSMRTSTRSADSGFGRSEIGHYSHSDTELRYHEEARDQIPRGSSLPRMRPSQAPRFSDPSSRKSSGVSKSGSLDRRRSHKSTEMIELDPVVLAKTPILCNRYVVDQNEIVSNNIPGITMRDMEGQGRTPPSNRRAKSLPKNPQYLEPPRLPSPAPSSESSVRKSPKPRRKKSPPRHNPSPKMMTPLGYGHRSKYLDDPDSDEEFVYEDEDDYYEIVRTRIRPVPIWLCVFLVVSYIVAGAFLFKSWENWDLLDAAYFCFITLTTIGFGDLVPAKGVSHDSLHTGVNEDVNRATISIALCSLYLLFGIALLAMSFNLVQEEVIAKVKNVAKTLGIIKKDDDEDSEDEN